A genome region from Marinobacter panjinensis includes the following:
- a CDS encoding GMC family oxidoreductase, giving the protein MSDNNKAQGHHEFDYIVIGAGTAGCLLANRLSADPANRVLLIEAGGRDNYHWIHIPVGYLYCINNPRTDWCFRTDPDPGLNGRTLIYPRGKTLGGCSSINGMLYIRGQARDYNQWAEITDEEDWSWDNCLPDFMRHEDHYRLDDGGDADPEHDKYHGHGGEWRVEHQRLKWKVLEDFATACVEAGIPRTRDFNRGDNEGVDYFEVNQRSGWRWNTAKAFLRGAQKRPNLTLWHSTHVLGLETETSDSGPRCTGVRVERPDSGEVVARAKREVILSAGAIGSPQLLQLSGIGPADLLKEHGIEVVKDLPGVGENLQDHLQIRSVYKVKGVTTLNTMVHSLVGKARIGLEYLLTRSGPMSMAPSQLCLFTRSSAEYDYANIEYHVQPLSLDAFGQPLHDFPAITASVCNLNPTSRGTVRIRSKDPKQAPAIAPNYLSTPEDRKVAADSLRVTRRIAEQPAFMQYQPEEYKPGLQYQTDEELTKLAGDIGTTIFHPVGTTRMGRADDELAVVDPHLRVRGVAGLRVVDAGVMPTITSGNTNSPTLMIAEKAARWILGGD; this is encoded by the coding sequence ATGTCCGACAACAACAAAGCACAGGGACATCACGAGTTTGACTACATCGTGATAGGCGCCGGCACTGCCGGCTGCCTGCTGGCCAACCGGCTGAGTGCAGATCCGGCCAACCGGGTATTGCTGATCGAAGCCGGCGGCCGGGACAACTATCACTGGATTCACATTCCGGTGGGCTACCTGTACTGCATCAACAACCCCCGTACGGACTGGTGCTTCCGCACGGATCCGGACCCCGGACTTAACGGGCGCACGCTGATCTATCCCCGGGGTAAAACCCTGGGCGGCTGTTCCAGCATCAACGGCATGCTCTACATTCGCGGCCAGGCCCGGGATTACAACCAATGGGCGGAGATCACCGACGAAGAAGACTGGAGCTGGGACAACTGCCTGCCCGACTTCATGCGCCACGAGGACCACTACCGTCTGGATGACGGCGGCGACGCCGACCCGGAACACGACAAATACCACGGCCACGGCGGCGAATGGCGCGTGGAACACCAGCGCCTGAAATGGAAAGTGCTGGAAGACTTTGCCACGGCCTGTGTTGAGGCTGGAATACCCCGAACCCGGGATTTCAACCGGGGGGACAATGAAGGTGTCGATTATTTCGAAGTGAACCAGCGCTCGGGCTGGCGCTGGAATACCGCCAAGGCCTTCCTCCGCGGCGCCCAGAAACGCCCCAATCTCACCCTCTGGCATTCCACCCACGTGCTCGGCCTGGAAACGGAAACCTCCGATTCCGGGCCCCGTTGCACGGGCGTGCGTGTTGAGCGGCCGGATAGCGGTGAGGTCGTTGCCAGGGCGAAACGGGAGGTCATCCTCTCAGCCGGCGCCATTGGCTCACCGCAGCTGCTGCAGCTTTCCGGCATCGGCCCGGCTGACCTGTTGAAAGAGCATGGCATCGAAGTGGTGAAAGACCTGCCCGGGGTTGGCGAGAACTTGCAGGATCATCTTCAGATCCGCTCTGTGTACAAGGTAAAGGGGGTCACTACCCTGAACACCATGGTCCATTCACTGGTCGGCAAGGCCCGCATCGGGCTGGAATATCTGCTCACCCGCTCCGGCCCCATGAGCATGGCACCGTCTCAGTTGTGCCTGTTTACCCGCAGCTCCGCCGAGTACGACTACGCCAACATCGAGTATCACGTCCAGCCCCTGAGCCTGGACGCCTTCGGCCAGCCGCTGCATGACTTCCCGGCCATTACCGCCAGTGTCTGTAACCTGAATCCGACCAGCCGTGGCACGGTACGTATTCGCAGCAAAGATCCGAAACAGGCACCGGCCATTGCCCCCAATTACCTGAGCACACCGGAAGACCGGAAAGTGGCCGCGGATTCACTGCGGGTGACCCGACGCATCGCAGAACAGCCTGCTTTCATGCAGTACCAGCCTGAAGAGTACAAACCGGGCCTGCAGTACCAGACCGACGAGGAACTCACCAAACTGGCGGGAGATATCGGTACCACCATTTTCCATCCGGTAGGCACCACCCGAATGGGCCGCGCCGACGATGAGCTTGCGGTGGTGGACCCCCACCTGCGGGTGAGGGGTGTGGCAGGTCT